Genomic segment of Corynebacterium appendicis CIP 107643:
ACGCGACCGGCATTCAGCTCGCCGTCGGCGACGACGCGGACGGACTCGTCGAGCGAGGTGACGACGTTTTCCCAGTTGGCCAGCACGGCGCGGCCGACGCCGGACCACTCGTCGAGGCCGGTTGGGCCGGCGTAGTGCTCGTGGCCGCGGTGGACATTGTTCAGGATCGAGTGGGACGCGAAGAAGATGGACGCGTCCTGCGCGGCGGCGACCTCAGCGAGCGAGCGGGAAAGCTGGAAGGTGCGGGAGACCGCGGAGACATTCTCGTGGCTCGGGCGGCCGGCCAGGAAGGACGGCAGACCGACGATGTCGTAGTAATTCTTCTCGCCCGGCACGACACGGTCGTCGCCACCCGACTGGAAGGCGGACCACTTCGGGTGGTCCACCAGGTCATGGTCATCGTGGTCCTCGAGGTAGACGAGGAGCGCTTCGGGGCTATTGAAGACGAGGACGTTGTCGGCGTCGCCGAGGAAGGCCTGCCACTCGGAGCCGCCTTGGCGCCAGGTCGGAGCCCAGAGCGTGTAGAAATCGCCCTCCGTCAATGAGATCTTCACCGGGAGAATCGCGCGCGTAGTCATGGGCACTCACATTACTAAACCCGTGTCCAATTCCTCGAGCTAGGCCGTCGGCCGCCAGAACCCTTTGAACGGCATGCCGATATTGGTGGTGCGCACCGGGTTCATCTGCACGGGGTCACCAGCTTCGACCATCATGCCGTCGCCGGCGTACATGGCGACGTGCCCGGTCCAGACGATGAGATCGCCCGGCTGCAGGTCGTCGTGGCTGACTTGTTGGCCGATGGCCTGGTTTTCAGCGGTGCGCGGGATTTCGACGCCGGCTTGCCGGTAAGCCCAGGAAGTCAGCCCGGAGCAGTCGAATCCGCCGGGCGCGCTGCCGCCCCACACGTAGGGCGTGCCCAGCACGCTTTTCGCCGCGGCGACGGCGGCGCGCCCCGCTTCGCTGTCACCGGCGGGCACAGGCTCGTCGGAGAGATCGGCGGGGGTCACGGAGGGGGCCTCGGCGGCGACCGGCGTCGTCTCCAGAGCCGCAGGCTGCGTGGGAGCGGTGCGCAGCTCTTCCTCGGCGGCCTGCGCGGACGCCGACGGCACGAGCGGGTCGCGCGCCAACGCATCGGCGACCACGGTGTCCAGGCGCTCGATCAGAGGATTCAGGTCCTCTTCCAATGCATCGAGGCGCTTATCGACGTCCGCCAGCGCCCCTCCCGCCAACACCGTCAGCTCTAGGACTGCGCCGAATCCGGCTGGTCCCGCGAGCAGACCCGGCAGAAGCGGGGCGGCGTCAATGAGGAATTGCTTGCCGGTCTGGATGATGTCGGCGGCGGCAGACTCGATGAAGGGGATTGCCTCGGCGATGACGGTTTCGATTTCTCCGCGGTCGGCGGCGAGGTTTGTCGCGGCGCCGAGGAGACGCGACGGGTCCGCGCCGACGAGATCGGCAAGCGCCTGGGCAGAGGCGAACTCGGGAGTGGAGCCGACGGTGATCTCCGGCAGGGGAGTAGGTGCGGCCTCCAGGATGGAGCACAGCACCGGCTCGATCAGGGTGGAGCCGGCGGCGGCAAGCAGCGGCATGAGCCCAAGGCCGGACGCCATCGGGTCAGTCGGTGCGGTGAAGGACGGGGTCGGCGGGGAGGTCGGCGGCGAAAGTGTCAGACTCGCGGTCATGGGTGCAGGGCCTTGAAGGAGTGGGCGGTGGAGACGTCGATAAGCGATGCTTTGTCGCTGAATACCGACATGTTGTCGGCGACGCGGCGTGCTTCATCTGTGAGCAACACAGCTTGGTCGTTTGCGGCAGCCACGGCATTGGTGATCGCGGTGGCGAGGCCGGCGAGCGGGCCGGCGGCCGGCAGCTGCGGCAGGGACGTGGGCGTGAGCGCGTCGGCGTCGGCGCGCAGAGAATCGAGGTTGGTTTCTGTGGCGGCAGTGTCCAAATTCAAAATGTGCATGCCTTATTGGACTGGTTCAAGCGCCGTTCGGTTCCATCGGGCCGGAAATTTCCGCGATAGCATGGGTGCCTATGGAGATCACGATCATCGACCATCCGCTGGCCCAAGCACGTCTGACCCGGCTGCGCGACGAGCGCACGAATAACTCGGGGTTCCGCGCCGCACTGTCGGATCTGGGGGCGATGCTGGTCTACGAGGCGTCGCGCGACCTCGAAGTGGAGACCTACGAGTGCACCACCCCGGTCGGCACGGCGGAAGGGTCGCGGCTGAAGAATCCGCCGATCATCGTGCCGGTGATCCGTGCGGGTCTGGGCCTGGTGGACCCGGCGCTGTCGATGATCCCGGACGCGCAAGTCGGCTTCATCGGCCTGGCGCGCGACGAGGAGACGCATGAGCCGGTGCCGTACCTGGAGGCGCTGCCGGACGACCTGTCGGGCCAGCCGGTGTACCTGGTGGACCCGATGCTGGCCACGGGCGGTTCCCTCGTGCACGCGATTGAGCTGCTCACCGCGCGCGGCGCGGACGACATTACGGTGATCTGCGTTGTCTCGGCGCAGCCGGGTGTGGATCGTCTCGCGGAGATGGGGGTGCCGCTGCGGCTGATCACGGCGGCGGTGGACCCGGCGCTGAACGAGGACGCGTACATCGTGCCGGGTTTGGGTGATGCGGGCGACCGTCTCTACGGACCTCGTAATATTCACCTCTAGTCGTCTTGTGTGGCGCGACTCACACATTTCAATTACCTTCCAAAGCTAAGTGAAAGCTTGAAAACTTAAGGGGGGCTTAGAGTTGGATGAAGTTTTGCCGTCGCGCAATTGGGTGAGTTTCGGGTACAGCCTGTCAGCGCGTCTACGTCTGTTGCGGAATATGAGGGGGATCAGCCAGATGCGTCTGGCTGAATTAGCCGGGCTGTCGCGCAGCCTGGTGTCGAATTTGGAGCGCAACAGCTCCGGCGCGACGCGGTCGTCAGATCCGACGATGAGCACCATTTACCGCCTGGCCTACGCACTGCGCGTGCCGCCTGCGGTACTGCTGCCGGCCGTGGGGGAAGAGGTCGGCGAGCTGTGCTGGGAGGCGCTCGAACGCGTGGTGGAAAAGGCGAAAGATCTTGACACTGAAGAAGGGGAGCGAGAAGTGCGGCGCGAGTGGAGTCAACTGAGCACCACCGTCGCCTGGCCGGCCCGTCCGGAGGACACGAAGCCGTTCGCGTCGAAGAAGTGAGCGCATCCGCCGAAGCGTGTCGGCGGAGTGGACTTCTGCAAAAACCCGGCGATTATTCGCCCCGACTGTCTGTACAGCTTGGTCTAGTTGTACACTTCCACGCAGAGCAGAACTGAATGCGCGCGGACGGCTCGCGGACACTAGTCGGGGCCGGCGCGCAGACGTTGTCAAGGCGAAGGGGAGTGTGCAGGGTGTCAATAGCGGCTCAGATCGACGCATGGTTGGTGGCGCACCGTGACCAGGTCGTGGAGTGGCGCCGCCATCTGCACTCCCATCCGGAGCTGTCCCACGCCGAGATTGAGACGACGCAGTTCATCGCCGGCATCCTCACCGATCACGGTCTTGAGCCGCAGCTCTTCCCCGAAACCGGCCTCTACGTCGACATCGGCCCCGAAAGCAGCGATCGCCTGGGTTTCCGCGCGGACATCGACGCGCTGCGCGTCGAAGAGGTCTCGGGCCTGTCGTTCGCGTCGCGCACCCCGGGCATGTCGCACTCGTGCGGCCACGACGTCCACACCACGATCTGTCTGGCGCTCGCGTGCGCCTTGTCGGAGATCGACTTGCCGTTCGGTATCCGCATCATCTTCCAGCCCGCGGAGGAAGTCATGGACGGTGGCGCGCGCGATGTCATCGAGTGGGGTGGATTGAAGGGTGTGTCCAGCATCTACGCCGTCCACGTGGAGCCGAAGCTGCGCGTCGGCCAGGTGGGCGTGCGCACGGGCGCGATCACGTCCGCCGCCGATGTTTTGCGCATCGACGTCACCGGCCCCGGCGGCCACACCTCCCGCCCCCATTTGACCGCCGATGTGGTCTACACCCTGGGCAGTCTGGTCACCCAGCTGCCGGGCCTGCTCTCGCGCCGGGTGGACCCGCGCACCGGCACCGTCCTCGTCTTCGGCCAGATCGAGGCGGGCTTCGCCGCAAACGCTGTGCCGAAAACAGGCCGCGTCTCCGGCACGATCCGCACCCAGGACATCGGCACGTGGCGCTCACTGGAGCCGCTCATGCGCGAGCTTATCGACGACGTTGTCGCCCCCACCGGCTGCAATTACGAACTGTCCTACACCCGGGGCGTTCCGCCAGTGATGAACGACGACGTGGCCACCGCGGCACTGGCCGGAGCGGCGCAGAACGTCGACCCGCATGCGGTGGTGCAGGCCCCGCAGTCCAGCGGCGGCGAGGATTTCTCCTGGTACCTCGAGCACGTGCCGGGCTCCATGGCGCGAC
This window contains:
- a CDS encoding C40 family peptidase gives rise to the protein MTASLTLSPPTSPPTPSFTAPTDPMASGLGLMPLLAAAGSTLIEPVLCSILEAAPTPLPEITVGSTPEFASAQALADLVGADPSRLLGAATNLAADRGEIETVIAEAIPFIESAAADIIQTGKQFLIDAAPLLPGLLAGPAGFGAVLELTVLAGGALADVDKRLDALEEDLNPLIERLDTVVADALARDPLVPSASAQAAEEELRTAPTQPAALETTPVAAEAPSVTPADLSDEPVPAGDSEAGRAAVAAAKSVLGTPYVWGGSAPGGFDCSGLTSWAYRQAGVEIPRTAENQAIGQQVSHDDLQPGDLIVWTGHVAMYAGDGMMVEAGDPVQMNPVRTTNIGMPFKGFWRPTA
- the upp gene encoding uracil phosphoribosyltransferase, which produces MEITIIDHPLAQARLTRLRDERTNNSGFRAALSDLGAMLVYEASRDLEVETYECTTPVGTAEGSRLKNPPIIVPVIRAGLGLVDPALSMIPDAQVGFIGLARDEETHEPVPYLEALPDDLSGQPVYLVDPMLATGGSLVHAIELLTARGADDITVICVVSAQPGVDRLAEMGVPLRLITAAVDPALNEDAYIVPGLGDAGDRLYGPRNIHL
- a CDS encoding helix-turn-helix domain-containing protein, which encodes MDEVLPSRNWVSFGYSLSARLRLLRNMRGISQMRLAELAGLSRSLVSNLERNSSGATRSSDPTMSTIYRLAYALRVPPAVLLPAVGEEVGELCWEALERVVEKAKDLDTEEGEREVRREWSQLSTTVAWPARPEDTKPFASKK
- a CDS encoding amidohydrolase, which gives rise to MSIAAQIDAWLVAHRDQVVEWRRHLHSHPELSHAEIETTQFIAGILTDHGLEPQLFPETGLYVDIGPESSDRLGFRADIDALRVEEVSGLSFASRTPGMSHSCGHDVHTTICLALACALSEIDLPFGIRIIFQPAEEVMDGGARDVIEWGGLKGVSSIYAVHVEPKLRVGQVGVRTGAITSAADVLRIDVTGPGGHTSRPHLTADVVYTLGSLVTQLPGLLSRRVDPRTGTVLVFGQIEAGFAANAVPKTGRVSGTIRTQDIGTWRSLEPLMRELIDDVVAPTGCNYELSYTRGVPPVMNDDVATAALAGAAQNVDPHAVVQAPQSSGGEDFSWYLEHVPGSMARLGCWQGAGPKYDLHRGDIIVDERCIDVGVRLFGSLVERYEGGLIDPASL